A genomic stretch from Gymnogyps californianus isolate 813 chromosome 26, ASM1813914v2, whole genome shotgun sequence includes:
- the LOC127025949 gene encoding LOW QUALITY PROTEIN: olfactory receptor 1020-like (The sequence of the model RefSeq protein was modified relative to this genomic sequence to represent the inferred CDS: inserted 1 base in 1 codon) has protein sequence MEKEEWDNRTSPVEFLLLGLSNVPKLQMPLFLLSLMIYMVTVFGNILIVVLVVADRHLHTPMYVFLGNFSSVEICYTSTILPRLLASFLTRDRSISAQGCMTQFFFFGCFAGTECYLLATMSYDRYLAICQPLLYASLMNWKVCLQLAAGSWLAGLLMSTIVTGQFSKLQFCGPNAIDHFFCDFAPLLELACSDTTVLRLVTFIIXLPGCSLPFVFTLLSYICIIAVILRIPTTMGRQKAFSTCSSHLIVVTVFYGTLIVVSMIPRTASLRQLNKALSFFYTILTPMVNPLLYSLRNREVKGALGNALRKTVVCIERSY, from the exons atggagaaagaggaatggGACAACCGGACATCACCAGTGGAGTTCCTCCTGCTGGGACTGAGTAATGTCCCCAAGCTTCAGatgcctctctttctcctctctctcatgATCTACATGGTGACCGTGTTTGGCAACATCCTCATTGTTGTGCTGGTGGTGGCAGATCGGCATCTTCACACTCCCATGTACGTCTTCCTGGGGAATTTCTCCAGTGTGGAAATCTGCTATACCTCCACTAtcctgcccaggctgctggcCAGCTTCCTAACCAGGGACAGAAGCATTTCTGCTCAAGGCTGCATGacacagttctttttctttggctgttttgCAGGTACTGAGTGTTATCTTCTGGCCACCATGTCCTATGATCGGTACTTGGCCATATGTCAACCCCTGCTCTATGCAAGCCTCATGAACTGGAAGGTCTGCCTCCAGCTGGCGGCTGGGTCCTGGCTAGCAGGATTACTAATGTCTACCATAGTCACTGGACAATTTTCCAAGTTACAGTTCTGTGGTCCCAATGCAATTGATCACTTCTTCTGTGATTTTGCCCCATTGCTAGAGCTTGCCTGCAGTGACACCACGGTGCTTAGACTGGTTACTTTCATCA TGCTTCCTGGATGTAGTCTTCCATTTGTATTCACATTGCTATCCTATATCTGCATCATAGCTGTGATCCTGAGGATCCCAACCACCATGGGTAGGCAGAAGGCCTTCTCCACCTGCTCCTCTCACCTCATCGTGGTCACTGTTTTCTATGGTACCCTCATCGTTGTCTCTATGATACCCAGGACAGCCTCACTGAGGCAGCTCAATAAAGCGCTCTCCTTTTTCTACACCATCCTCACACCCATGGTCAATCCACTCCTCTACAGCCTGCGGAACAGGGAGGTCAAGGGGGCTCTAGGAAATGCACTCAGAAAAACTGTGGTCTGCATCGAGCGCTCATACTAG